The following are encoded in a window of Amycolatopsis lexingtonensis genomic DNA:
- a CDS encoding class F sortase → MRHPRLWPAVTAVAAALGVVLAVALVLLLSPRAPDPVAPPSPAVPAATGTSGGPATEAATAGGLPAAKPASLSIPAIGVRADGIEDLGLTADGALEVPPDATTVGWFTGAPSPGETGPAVLAAHVDYKHVPGAFSRLKELQPGEQARVGRADGRIAVFTVYRVDRYAKAGFPTDRVYGDTPGPELRLITCGGAFDRASGNYLDNVVVYARLSAVEV, encoded by the coding sequence TTGAGGCACCCGCGCCTGTGGCCCGCGGTCACGGCGGTCGCCGCGGCGCTCGGCGTGGTACTGGCCGTCGCCCTCGTCCTCCTCCTGTCGCCGCGGGCACCGGACCCGGTCGCCCCGCCGAGCCCGGCGGTCCCGGCCGCCACGGGGACCTCGGGCGGTCCGGCCACCGAAGCGGCGACCGCCGGCGGACTTCCGGCGGCGAAACCGGCGTCGTTGAGCATCCCGGCGATCGGGGTCCGGGCCGACGGGATCGAGGACCTCGGACTGACCGCGGACGGCGCGCTCGAGGTCCCGCCGGACGCCACGACCGTCGGCTGGTTCACCGGCGCGCCGTCGCCCGGCGAGACCGGCCCGGCGGTGCTGGCCGCGCACGTCGACTACAAGCACGTGCCCGGCGCTTTCTCCCGGCTCAAGGAGCTGCAACCCGGCGAGCAGGCCAGGGTCGGTCGCGCCGACGGCCGGATCGCGGTCTTCACCGTCTACCGCGTCGACCGCTACGCGAAAGCCGGGTTCCCGACCGACCGGGTCTACGGCGACACGCCCGGTCCCGAACTGCGGCTCATCACCTGCGGCGGGGCGTTCGACCGGGCGAGCGGCAACTACCTCGACAACGTCGTCGTCTACGCCCGGCTGAGCGCGGTCGAGGTCTGA